One Dokdonia sp. Dokd-P16 genomic window carries:
- a CDS encoding RagB/SusD family nutrient uptake outer membrane protein: MKRNIKLNATRFIAGAFMIGALATSCTDLEIESTDSVITGESFNGVLEPTSFLDNMFNTLNGQIGDQANIFALQEVTTDAAIIPTRGSDWGDNGIWRQLHQHNWLTTHQFIQTAFLQWNTTHFQAAQVLSDLSVNATAEDRANAYFLRALGMWFVLDNWGQVPVRDPELSLFEDPIVLRGAEAVDQIVSDLNQAIEQLPAGAPMTNNNRPNKAAARYLLAKVLLNKHIYLDTEAASADMNQVISLVDQINGEGYDLQEGYFDLFRDSGDNETIWFLGAGVSNRIWNGLHYAQTSERDNTGGGWNGFATLSSYYDLFEGDPEINEEGSGQEERRGVVPTSGEPIGACDGCTDNNGDGIADASHIGLGFLIGQQYGADGTPLEDRAGAPLTFKRDFQDGDGNSSLINNDETTGIRLQKYAARYGSFNTHEIFFRYADAHLMKAEALFRSGGDATPLVNELRVLRGATPLGSVGAQELIDERGRELYAELWRRNDLIRFGQFTADWELKAPGAVGDETRNLFPIPASQVTLNPNLTQNPGY, translated from the coding sequence ATGAAACGAAACATTAAACTAAATGCAACCCGCTTCATAGCGGGAGCATTTATGATCGGAGCGCTGGCTACATCGTGTACTGATCTAGAAATCGAAAGCACAGATTCGGTAATTACTGGAGAAAGTTTTAACGGAGTACTTGAACCTACATCTTTTTTAGATAATATGTTTAATACTCTCAATGGGCAAATAGGAGATCAAGCAAACATCTTTGCACTTCAAGAAGTGACAACCGATGCGGCGATTATCCCGACAAGAGGTTCTGACTGGGGAGATAATGGTATCTGGAGACAATTACACCAACATAACTGGCTAACTACACACCAATTTATTCAAACGGCCTTTTTACAATGGAACACGACGCACTTTCAAGCTGCCCAGGTTCTTTCTGACTTATCTGTTAACGCTACAGCAGAGGACCGTGCAAATGCATACTTCTTAAGAGCGCTAGGAATGTGGTTTGTTCTTGATAACTGGGGTCAAGTACCTGTGCGTGATCCTGAACTTTCTTTATTTGAAGACCCTATCGTACTAAGAGGTGCTGAAGCAGTTGATCAAATTGTCTCTGATTTAAATCAAGCAATTGAACAACTTCCTGCTGGCGCTCCAATGACAAATAACAATAGGCCAAATAAGGCTGCTGCAAGGTATTTACTAGCTAAAGTACTCCTTAATAAGCACATTTATTTAGATACTGAAGCTGCAAGTGCAGACATGAATCAAGTAATATCTCTTGTAGATCAAATTAACGGAGAAGGTTACGACTTACAAGAAGGTTATTTTGATCTCTTCCGTGATTCTGGAGATAATGAGACTATCTGGTTCTTAGGAGCTGGTGTAAGTAACAGAATATGGAATGGACTTCACTACGCGCAAACTAGTGAGCGTGACAACACCGGTGGTGGGTGGAATGGATTTGCTACTTTATCTTCTTATTACGACCTTTTTGAAGGAGATCCAGAAATTAATGAAGAAGGAAGCGGTCAAGAGGAACGCAGAGGTGTAGTACCTACATCTGGTGAGCCTATTGGAGCATGTGATGGATGTACTGACAATAACGGAGATGGTATTGCAGATGCTTCACATATTGGTCTTGGATTCTTAATAGGACAACAATACGGTGCAGATGGAACACCACTTGAGGATAGAGCTGGAGCTCCTTTAACTTTTAAAAGAGATTTCCAGGATGGAGATGGTAACTCAAGTCTTATCAATAATGATGAAACCACAGGTATACGTTTACAGAAGTATGCTGCTCGTTATGGATCTTTCAATACTCACGAGATTTTCTTTAGATATGCAGATGCACACCTTATGAAGGCAGAAGCACTTTTCCGATCTGGAGGAGATGCTACACCATTAGTAAATGAACTTCGTGTATTAAGAGGAGCTACTCCACTTGGCTCTGTAGGAGCTCAAGAACTTATAGACGAGAGAGGACGCGAATTATATGCAGAATTATGGAGACGTAATGACTTAATTAGATTTGGACAATTTACTGCAGACTGGGAACTTAAAGCTCCTGGAGCTGTAGGAGATGAGACTAGAAACCTCTTCCCTATTCCAGCAAGTCAGGTAACATTAAACCCTAATCTTACTCAAAATCCAGGCTACTAA